Within the Platichthys flesus chromosome 16, fPlaFle2.1, whole genome shotgun sequence genome, the region GTGGTCAGCGATAAGAACACGTTTGAACCCTCATGAGTCCTCAATGTTCCTTGAGATCTGGTCTAATACTTGGTCCCCATTTAAAAGAACATTACCACCACAGTATgaaattaaaagataaaatagtATGAAATGTTGCATTAATGAGGAAACGAGTGCACGACTCACTCTGCACTCCGGTCTTCACGGGATGCTTCTCGGTGCAGACCACCAGGGGCTCGTCAGCCGGGTGGGATTTAGCTGAACTTACACTGGAGGATTTTTCGAACACGATATATCCCACTTTGAAACCCtggaagaggtggagagagagacaccaggTAAAACACTCGTAGTGTGAATGTtttgcaaacagcagcagcaggaggaggaaccaAGGCACCGACCTTCTTCTCAGCTGGTCTGAAGAGCTTGCTCAGTTTGGGACCGGACTCCTGGAAGGAGCCTGGATGGTCTCTGAGCTCCACCGACTGAACAGAGCCGAACTGGGAGAATAACTCGGTGACAACGGCCTggaacacaaacagcaggaagaATGATATCTGGTTCACGGTATTAGGAACGATCCGTGCTGAGACAAGACCAACGTCCATCACACGACTCAATAAGGAAACATATTGATTTAGCCTTGTATCTCAAGAACCTTCACACTTTGTCTGGCACATTTTGACACTTTTTATGCCAGATTAGGAATTTCATCTTTAAAGCGTTATATTATATTCTTTGTTTAGACATGTTCAGTGTTTTTAGGGCAGCTGCAATATTCACCTTACTTTTATTCTGCTGTATTATTGTGAGTCTTTTACCATATGTCcctttgctctggttattgttTGTTGCACAATGTTGTGTCAGCTGCTGCTTTAGCAATAACACTCTCCCCATTGGGATAaagttgatttgatttgatctatattttatatttgattctCACACTGATAAAAGCCTGTGATTAAGTCTGAACCTATTCAGAAGACGATcccagagtcacacacacacacactgtacctcGGAGCAGTACGGGGGGATGTTGAGGACAAACAACGTCCGGTCCAGAGGTCTGTGTGAATTCTTCTCTGCTCGAACTTTGTGCTCTTTCACATAAACTGTGTGTTGAGCTGCGGAGTCGGAGCTGAACTTCAGGGACAAGACtgttaagaagaagaagaagagagacagggacagagaagaagaagaaagcgaCACGTTAAACATCTGTGAACATCAGGCGAGCCCGTGTTGTCCGTCCTAAACAACAGCTACAGATCAATAACCTCCATCACAGTCAGATCACAAGGAAAAGCTTCGATCCTGGTGTAAACACGTGTTTAAAGATTCTTCATTTCATCACAAAGTACCTGCGAAGCCTCCAGGGATGATACAGGGCTGCCCACTAGCATGTTTCCTCTTGGACGCCGCCATTTTGTTGTGACCCCTCACACCGGAAGTACAAAccaaaagtaaagaaaagtaTTAGAGcgtgttttttaataatattgtatatttgtatcCGTTACTAACGGTAtatcatgttttcattgtaaTATACATTCTATACAATAACTATTACTGTAATTAAATATATCATATGTTTATTTAGGTATATGCAAATTAATATATTAGAAATACAAACTTATTTAAAAGTGTAAACTCTTGCATTGTATTTAGGATgtataaattgtttgtttttactgttataAATATTTAACCATATCCAAattggtatatatatattgtagtTTTTACATATTCATGTATATCTATATAATTTTTCCTCTTGTGAAGCACCTTTTGGGATTGctatacaaatatgtatttatacatacacaaaaaaatgttgacTATTTGATTTACATCAGTTCTCCATTCTATATCTGTTGTTATTTTCACTATGACACTTATTCAATGatatagaaaaaaggaaagaagagtcTCAGACAACATATACAAAGCTAAATATTTAATGGTGACATTTCACGTTTCACTCTCTAGGTTCCTCTCGACTGACTGACAAGCGTCTGAAAGTAATTTACAGTCCTTGAAGAAATCAAATGTAACGCATATAAAGAAATAACTAAACATATGCCGATCGGAACACGAGACAGCCAGGTAAAACTATCGACAGAACACACAAGAATCTCCATATCACAAAATGAGATGGGTTCACTGAAATGATGGGATCGTAGTTCCGGTCCTTCCTGATTTTCTACCACAAGCAACTGTTGAATATTTTAGATGGTAAGACATCGTCTGCGGTTTAAATGAGTCTTAGTCGATCGTTCGTTtcttcccacacacactttgaaataCATGCAGACAATATAAGTGAACATACGACCCATGTACCCACGGTTTCTTCTTAATTGGGATGTTTGGTTTAATTAGAGTTAAACTggagtattaaaaaaaaaaactcagcatGTTTAGATTAGGGACATTGAATCGTcccaaaaaaaagagcaacCCTAAAACACAGTGTAATTTGGCATCCACCACCTCATTggattaaaacaacaaaccGCATCACGTTTCTTTCCACTGGTCCATCTAAGAAACAAACGGGTGAAGTTTGGAAACAACAGAGCAAAAAACAGGAAGTCGACATCCATGAATTCCATGTTCCGGAGTTTCCATGTATATCAAATGTGTAAAAATCTTTTGCTATGAGAATGATGGCCGCGGTCAAGGTGAGAACCACAGTTCCTTTCTAAACACTGAGAATGCAGCAATATTCACTAGACAGGAGCTATATCTTGATGCGAAAGGCGGTGGCCTGTGAGTTGGGGGGCTCAGCGGTGGTGCTGGACTGTGCAGTGGACTTGAACAGAGCTTTTAGGATGGTCTGTGGGTCGACCTCTGGGGTGGGGTGAGAGGAGGCGCGCTGACCAGCGGGACGAGACAAGGAGGGAGGCAGGCCGTCTTTCTTTGTGCTGCTGCCTGGGGTGTCACTGAGCCTCCTGCAGGAGCCGGGAAGAGAACAGGGTCAAAACTCCActaatttcccccaaaaatggAAAGTGTCATATAAAAAGTACTGTGATTACAAGACTCTAGTGAAGGATGTGAGCCACGACTTTGGCAACAGTCACTGCTATTGATATTTCAGAGTAAAGCTTGTAAGAcgtttttctgtctttagttCCTCAGGTAGTATTGGGTAGAGTTTTACTTGGAAGTACATAGAAATCAGTAGTTCGATCACCTGAATGtgattaaatgtgtttgatttggTGCCAATAGACTCGTCACACGTATAAACACAACTTGGCTGTCCATCTTGAAActgaaagctttaaaaaaataattatatatccATATCTTAGAAGGAATAACCCAATTCCAAAATCTGTTTTCTGTATCACTGTTCAAGTTAGAATGAACAAATAACTCATAAATAGTCACTGCTAGATTATATGAAGTTGataacatgaatatttaatttgagcCATATGAGGGATGTTTATACTTAAAAAGGCAAAATATGCAAAATGTTGCATTTGCATGCAAACACAGTTACACCAGATTAATTTGGAATGAAAGAACGAAGCCCTGCAGGTTCACTTACAATAGAATGGGCTGATCAGATGTGATGACATTTCCCTGAATATGAAGGTTACACTTCATGGGTTGGCCTGGAGATGAATAAGGAGCAAAGTTATtatacacagaaacaacagtaaCGTCATCACTCTGGAGAGTTGTAGTCAACTAAAACGCtttgaataaatatttacaaaattgtCCTCAACCATTAAACTTGTCATATGTACTCAAGTCATGTAAGCAAAACAAGACAGTTCCCAAAACCCTCTAATGCGCTTGTCCTTGCTACTGGCACTCACCGTCCAGGCAGCGGTTGTTGTACTTCCTGTAAGCGCTGACAGCGTCCTCTTTGCGGACAAACACCACTTCAGCCACACCCACCTTCACCAGCCGTGCTCGCTTcaa harbors:
- the rrp7a gene encoding ribosomal RNA-processing protein 7 homolog A, which encodes MAASKRKHASGQPCIIPGGFAVLSLKFSSDSAAQHTVYVKEHKVRAEKNSHRPLDRTLFVLNIPPYCSEAVVTELFSQFGSVQSVELRDHPGSFQESGPKLSKLFRPAEKKGFKVGYIVFEKSSSVSSAKSHPADEPLVVCTEKHPVKTGVQKWIQQYTESFIQPDKLQQKVDSFMEGYDKRKREAEEKQKEEAAQEQEDEEGWVKVTKGHKGAKARPHSEAANKRTLQKEIRKKKRKELMNFYSWQQRNTQKEHIADLRKKFEEDKQKIALLRQQRKFRPY